Proteins from a genomic interval of Arachis hypogaea cultivar Tifrunner chromosome 10, arahy.Tifrunner.gnm2.J5K5, whole genome shotgun sequence:
- the LOC112715563 gene encoding cellulose synthase A catalytic subunit 1 [UDP-forming]: protein MDQSGGIATGPRDVLGVRSGSDIGCKPLKNLNGKICQICGDTVGLTATGDVFVACQECSFPLCHRCYECECENGNQSCPQCKTRYNSHKDSSHLEVDEDDYEDDDDVDDIENEVNYGEGNINKAGMQWEEDADLSSSSGHDSRMPNSNLHITNGQPLSGEKPCATPDTKSVQATSGPLGPSKANSLSYTDSKQPGLESDEEVRRVPEIGGESAGPSASRPGAGPTGGQERGQGTGDGQRKRGRSLADKENKRLKRLLRNRVSAQQARERKKAYLIDLETRVKDLEKKNSELKERLSTLQNENQMLRQILKNTTASRRGSNSGTNAE, encoded by the exons atggaTCAAAGTGGTGGAATTGCGACTGGGCCGCGCGATGTCCTAGGAGTTAGGAGCGGTTCCGACATTGGG TGTAAACCCTTGAAGAATTTGAATGGTAAAATCTGTCAGATATGTGGCGATACTGTTGGATTAACAGCCACCGGTGATGTTTTTGTTGCTTGCCAAgaatgttccttcccactttgtcaCCGTTGCTATGAATGTGAGTGCGAGAATGGGAACCAATCTTGCCCCCAGTGCAAGACCAGATACAATAGTCACAAAG ATAGTTCCCATTTGGAGGTAGATGAGGATGattatgaagatgatgatgatgttgatgatatAGAGAATGAGGTAAATTATGGAGAAGGAAACATTAACAAAGCAGGGATGCAATGGGAAGAAGATGCTGATCTCTCTTCTTCGTCGGGACATGATTCTCGGATGCCAAATTCAAATCTCCATATCACAAATGGGCAGCCG CTATCTGGTGAAAAACCGTGTGCTACTCCTGATACAAAATCTGTTCAAGCTACATCTGGTCCTTTGGGTCCATCCAAGGCTAACTCACTTTCCTACACCGATTCAAAGCAGCCAG GTCTTGAGAGTGATGAAGAGGTCAGAAGAGTGCCAGAGATCGGAGGTGAATCTGCTGGACCTTCAGCTTCCCGTCCAGGCGCCGGTCCAACTGGTGGGCAAGAACGTGGTCAGGGGACTGGTGATGGTCAACGGAAGAGAGGCAGAAGCCTGGCGGACAAAGAAAACAAACGGCTAAAGAG GCTACTGAGGAACAGAGTGTCAGCTCAACAAGCAAGGGAGAGGAAAAAGGCATATTTGATCGATTTGGAAACCAGAGTCAAAGACTTGGAGAAGAAGAACTCAGAGCTCAAAGAGAGGCTTTCCACTTTGCAGAATGAGAATCAAATGCTAAGACAA